TAACAAGCCGAAATCAGCAAAGACGTTTCTCGACATATCCGATCAAAATGGCTGCTCGGTTTTCCAGGAGCATGCAAACACTAGAAAGACTTACATGGAGCAGTATCGCACCGCCCAGGCCGCGCAACGGAGAAAAAAGGAGTCTAAAGAGGCTCAAAAAGAAGCAGAGAGAGCCCCTTCCAGAGAACCCAGGTTACATGCCAACACGAGAGAGTCAAAGACCATTCCCACAGTCAAAGCGCCCGGAGACCGAGATGCCGAAAGGTACGGTCGTAGTAGTGGCCCAGCCGCTTCTACAGATGACCGTGAGCGAATAAGACAGCagaaaaaggaagaggaaCGTGCCAGATTCGAACAGGCTGGAGCACCTGCCATAAATGATCGTTTAAGAGATCGAGATGCGACCGAGAGAGATGGAAGTCGGTTTCGGTCTCCCAGAACAAATGGGCTTGAGGCAAATGACACTGATGCTCTATACCCGTCCCGGCATACTGAACCAACGTCGAACACTGGCATCAAGAGAAGTAATACAGCTCGCCCGGAAAGAGAGGCTGAGAGTGAGAAGCGAGTGGTGAAACCGAGTTCCTCCTCTAAGAAGAACCCCGATTTTCAGAGTGCTTTGAAGAACCGTGAAAAGAACTCGGATATAGTTTTgcagaagctcaagctttATTATATGAGGACGCGCAACGCAGAGATGGTCATGTTCTTTTTATACGGCAAAAATATGGATGATATCCAGATAGGCTTCGACTATCGTGGTCTACCATGTCCGATACCATGGAAAGAATTCACCAAGAGGTTCGGCGAAAACGCTGTGGATGGCTACAAATTCGATCCCGTCCTCCAGTACGCAACGTTTCCACGCGTTGAAGTTTTGGTAAAGGGCCGTTCAGCAGATCGCCAGGACAAACTATCCCATCAGGCTAAAGCCACTCTGCCAGGAGCCAACAGCCGCAAGGACGTGAAATATTTTCTTGATTGGTTATACAAGAAAGGAGTGCGTCATATCATCAAGCTATCAGTTGAGGATTCTGGAGACTCGGGTCAAAAGGTCCATAGCGATGAAGTGATACAATCAGCCCTGGAGAAGTTCGTTATTGAGCATCTGGACTGGCAGAAGACGGATTTGGATCCAGAGACCATACTTCATATTAGCAGTAAAGTAGCAGTGGAGGAGAGATCACCTTCAGATGACTCAGAGAGTGTCAACTCGCCTGCAGAGCGACAGTTGAGGAAGCTTACTCTGATCTGGAGTGGCAGCAATGCTGTTCTTAGAGCCTGGAGCGAACAGGATGCTTTACCCTTGCTGCCTCACCTTCAAGAAGTGGAAATAATCCCACCAGCACCTCATATGGTATTTTATGTAACTGAATGCACATTTTGTTCAGAGACTGACAGTCGAGAAGACCTATGATAGCCCGCATTGGATCAATCAACGAATTATGGAGTTTGAACGCAGACTCAATAAGAATCGAGAATCGCCCCATGAAGCGCAACTCCGGATTAGCGATAGTCTATCGTTCAGCGGCAACAAGTCCGGTCACATCCGGGTCAAATTAGTTGATCCAGCAACGGGAAGCACACTCGGAGTGGCATCTAATATCGTGTCCCCGACGACCATTTCGACTCCGGACCAGGGTGTAAATGAAGACCGATGGTTGAGATCGATTGAAAATTTCGCGAGCGCCATGGCTCCGTACTGGGAGGATACAGTCACAAACTTTCTTGAAACAAGGCAAAACTCGGGCACGACGGAGCGAGTTGAGAGTGATGTTATCATCGCATTGATTGACGATGGTGTCGATAAGTTTGAGATTGGCTGGCCAGACCAAGTTCTTGAAGGAAAGAGTTTTGACTTTCACGATGAGAGAGTTAACCCGCCGTACTTGTCGGCTCAGGGCCATGGTACAACCATGGCTAGCATGATTCTACGTGTCTGCCCAATGGCCAAAGTCTATCCGATACGTCTGAAGACCTATAACAGTGCAGATGGCAAAAGCACCATCGATCCAAGGTATGCAGCACGTGTAAGTTATACCAACACTCGCCGTTGCATAACTCCGGAAGCTCATGACTAGTAGGCAATCCAAGCAGCGTTGGATAAGAACGCTACCATCATCTCCATGTCATGGACCTTGCCGATTGAAAGCGGTAAAGACCACATGAAGGAAGAATGTGAGTTGTCTCTGCTAGCTAATGAGGATCTTACTAATCCGTTCCCATAGTACATGCCGTTTTGAAGCGGGCTGTAGAAAACAAGGTGTTGATGTTTTGCTCTGCACCTGACAAGGGCAAGTTCACTGAGCTTGACTATCCAAGTGGTCCATGGCCCAATAGCTTCTTCCGCATTGGCGCAGCCTATTCAAACGGCACTGTGTTCCAATGGACACCTGAAGTCGGCATTACTTACATCTTGCCAGGCGTCGACGTAGTCCAAGATCAGATCAAAGGCGGGTCGTCTAAATCCGGCGAGGGCTCCAAGTCTGGCAAGAACTTGACTGGTTCTAGTGTTGCTACGGCCCTGGGAGCCGGTCTTGCTGCCATGATAATATACTGCGTCAAGGCCAGTATTCTGTCCGTCAAGACGGCGAATCAGAACAAAGCTGCAATCCATCCTATTCCCGATGACCGTGCAATCCAGGTTGCCAAACCAGATGCGATGAAGAGGGCTTTTGCAAGCCTGGGCTCTACTACTTCAAATAAGTTCATCCAGGTCTGGGAAGAGCTAGATAAGGCCAGGGTGATTTTAGAGAGGTGGGAGAGGGAAAAGTCAATTCCGGAGGCGAACCTGAAATGCACCCAGGAGTTTATGCAGTTCGGCATTAAGCTGGCGAGCTCGGTTAAACAGTAGAAGATATAGAGCATATTCAGCAGGCTCTCTTATTGGATATAATTTTTCAGGGGGGTAAATAGATTAATATAGAGCTCCCTGGAGGTTTTGTGTAAGATGAAATTATGATAATAAATCCTCATATCATTTCGGCAATCAACTGAATTCTTTATATGAAGGTACAATTATTACCACCTCTCTTGTCTAATGATGATATCTGTTCATGAAACTACCTGAGGGAAATCTCAGATGCTTTCACTTATCAGAAAATGCTTTCGACAACTTCAAAGACGCAAGTTCAACCACAGATCGAGCTGTCGGAGAAACTCGGACAGGTGCCAACATAGCGAAATCATGAACTTGTCCATCCGCTTTGATAACCGCCGCATCAACGCCAAGCTGTTGCAGACGATGACCAAAAGCTTCACCTTCCCCAATCAAAGGGTCCGCGCCGGAAAGGAAAACAGTCGTCGGCGGAAACTTGGCCAGAACTTCGTCCGGAGCATACTGAAGGGGTGAGGTCAATGGGAGCTTTCTGTCTTCTTCGTTTGGGAGAAAGGCGGGGATCATCCAGTCCATAGTCTTTTCGGAGAGGTAAGGTCCATCTTTGAATGTCTTGTAAGTTTCTGATTTACTGTGAGTGTCTGTGACAGGATAGAGGAGGACAATTTGGCCAATCTTGGAGGGGAGCTTGCGATTCTGGGCGAGTTGGGTCATTGCGATGGCCATATGTCCTGGCAACAGGTTAGTCAGCccaaaaggaagaagagatgggAGTACTTACCTCCGACACTGTCACCAGCGAGGCCAAAACTGTCAACTTTGAGACTATACTTATCACCGTTGTTCACGAAATGATCAAGGACTCCGTAAACCTGCTCAAACTGAACAGGATACTGGGCCTCAGGTGCCGGAGTGTAGTAAGGAAAGACGACAGCAGCCCCGGTTTGGCGTGCAAAGTCCTCCATCAAAGCCCCATGCGCAGTTGGACTGCACTTGTCAGCATGTTATCATGGCCCGTTGGTGGTTGACTAACCTTCCAAGAATCCATCCGCCACCGTGCGTGTAAAAGATCATGTTCAGCGTGCCCTGAGCACTGGCAGGACGAAATATGACCGTTGTGACATCTTCACCGTTGACTGGAACTTTAATCTCTTCGGTCTTGATGTCGGACGCGGTCTTGTAGCTCTGAATGCTTTCCAAAATGTCACGAGCTTCCTGATAGGTCTTAGTGTACAGTGGTGGACCTTCAGCGGCCGCATCCGCAAACTTGCGGTTGATTGGGTCAAGATAAGTGTCCATGTCGGAGTCTGGGTCGCAACAACAAATCGAGCGGGATGCTTTAGGATCAATTGGAGATAATTTCAGCAAGGTACTTTCGGGGTTTTCATGTTCCTTTATATCTTCAATGGTTGACGACATCAGCGGCGCAGTCGACACCCCCGCACCAGATGCGATGCCATCATCAAATCACCAACCATTGCTAACGATGCGTAAGCAAGTGCTTATCTTTGGACTGCTTTCTAAGCACCAGCGCTCCTCTCATAGGTTCAGAAGTGCAGAAATAAACGCTGATAAAGCATAAAACTCCAACTAAAAGCTCTGAGAACCCGGATAAAGAGAGGCTGTTGCAGAAAGGGCTATACGAGAATTGCGTGCACTTGGAAAAGAGAGATGCAGAAAAGGTTACATGAGATAACAGACTATGATAGTCGCAGTAAATTAAGGGTCCAGGGGTATCGCGTGTGTGATAATCGTCAGGTCCGCTCGAaaggctgatgctgatcctctttattataaGCCGGTATCTGACGGTCTGATCTAAAGGGAGCCTTCAAGACTCAAGTGTCGCATCTCCATAGTCGCTGTAAGGTGAATTCTCGTGATCTTTTTTAAATGCTTGGCCGGAACGAACAGCACTGAAAATCGAGTCGTCAGGAAATGGAGCTGAGAGGGAATTCTCACGTGTTCCTTACACTGGTCCACCAACCCGAGCTGGCATCAAAACTGCTTCCAGTTCCGGTAATGGTATCGACACTTGATTAGACGCTACTATCATAGAACTTGTGGGTTTTCTCTTCATTCGTCATTGGTCAAAATGTAAATAATGTTTTGCTATCACTTCATGGCAAGCCGAATACCCGGCAAAGATTACTCCAGGCTCAAATCATTTGAGACGGACAAAACCTTCAGTCGAGCTCTCAATTTACAAACGGCAATCTTGATTCTGGGACAGGTTTTATGGGAGGGTAGTATTGTTCGGTTCCAACATATATTCTTAGTTAAATGCATACTTACTACCGAATAAGCTTTTGCAAAACTGCTTTTCTCCATCTTCCCAAGATACTGATGAAGTTTACACAAACATAAACTAATTCGAAATACTTGCTTTTAAATATTAGCTGAACTGGAGAAATATTACTACTCAATCCCGACCATATTGCCTCGCAGACAAGAAAACAAAAAGTTTAAATTCTGACATTCTCTAGGGTAATGACATCATGCAGAGTTCAATGATAGCCCCACTGAAATGATTCTGGTATGGCTCGGTTCAATGCCTGCAAGGATACCCCTGACAGCCTCGGTTCCCCATCCTCGGATTCGGCTTTTGAGCTGAGAGGAATGCGATCCACGAGTATGAAAATAGCCTCGATAAAGAGCCAAGAGAGAATCCTGATGCGACGGC
Above is a window of Fusarium oxysporum Fo47 chromosome XII, complete sequence DNA encoding:
- a CDS encoding Alpha/Beta hydrolase protein; this translates as MDTYLDPINRKFADAAAEGPPLYTKTYQEARDILESIQSYKTASDIKTEEIKVPVNGEDVTTVIFRPASAQGTLNMIFYTHGGGWILGSPTAHGALMEDFARQTGAAVVFPYYTPAPEAQYPVQFEQVYGVLDHFVNNGDKYSLKVDSFGLAGDSVGGHMAIAMTQLAQNRKLPSKIGQIVLLYPVTDTHSKSETYKTFKDGPYLSEKTMDWMIPAFLPNEEDRKLPLTSPLQYAPDEVLAKFPPTTVFLSGADPLIGEGEAFGHRLQQLGVDAAVIKADGQVHDFAMLAPVRVSPTARSVVELASLKLSKAFSDK